The Candidatus Brocadia sp. genome includes the window TACCTCCTTGGTTCTATTTTGGTTCTATTGAAGATATTTGATTCGTAGGAAATTATACCGTATTTGAGCCTCGTTTCATCAATAAATACTGTATATAGACAAATTTTTTCATTTGACCCAGTCTGGTAGTTTGTCCGTGTTGAACTTGTAGAATATTGTTTTTTGACTACCATCGACATCGGCAGGGGATATTTAGCATGAGTACTTATCCAGTTTCTTGATATCACTCAATTTGTAATGTTAACAAGTTAGAATTGTCGGAGTGAGAATTTTATACGTCAATAGTTATGTTAATTTTCCCTTGATTTACACTGTCATCTTTGTCAAATTAAAGAAAACTTGTTGATAACATCGTTAGGCCCGACCGAATCCATTCACACCCGTAAGGAGATTTTCTGCGTTGGATATTCCACGGATCTTCAACATTACCGAAAGTGCTCACCGCATCCATAACCCATTCACACCCGAAAAGCTCGCCACTCTCGGGGCGGCGCTGCGCCTAGAAAGGGGGACCCGAGTTCTCGACCTCGGCAGCGGTTCGGGGGAGATGCTGTGCACCTGGGCACGCGATCACGGCGTCATCGGCACCGGCATCGACATGAGCCAGTTATTCAGTGAGCAAGCGAAACTCCGCGCTGAAGAACTCGGTGTCGCCGATCAAGTCAAGTTCATTCATGGCGATGCTGCCGGCTATGTCTCTGACGAGAAGGTCAGTGTGGCAGCCTGTGTCGGTGCCACTTGGATCGCCGGTGGAGTCGTCGGCACTATCGAGCTTCTGGCGCGGAGCCTGCGCGCCGGAGGGATCATCCTCATTGGCGAGCCCTACTGGCGGCAGTTACCGCCGACGGAAGATGTTGCCAAGGGGTGTCTTGCCAACTCAATCTCCGACTTTCTCATGCTTCCAGAACTTCTCGCGTCTTTCGGCCACCTCGGCTACGACGTCGTTGAAATGGTTCTGGCTGACCAAGACGGCTGGGACAGATACGAGGCGGCCAAATGGCTCACCATGCGGCGATGGCTTGAAGCCAATCCCGCCGACGAGTTCGCGAAAGATGTTCGAGCCAAACTGATCTCGGAACCCGTGCGCTACGCCGTTTACACCCGTGAATACCTGGGTTGGGGTGTGTTCGCGCTGATGCCGCGTTGATGCATTGGCGCATCCGGCGGATCCGTAAACGGCTGTGCCGCGCAACAGCTGGTGGCTCGTCAAGATGTTATTGCGCCTGAATTCATTTCTTATGGTCCAGTTATCCGTGCAATCAACAGAAAAGGTCTGTCTAGGCAGGCCTAACAATTCATTCAAGCCAACGCCGCTTCGCGGCGCGGCTTAATTCAAGCGTTCTTGA containing:
- a CDS encoding class I SAM-dependent methyltransferase, whose product is MDIPRIFNITESAHRIHNPFTPEKLATLGAALRLERGTRVLDLGSGSGEMLCTWARDHGVIGTGIDMSQLFSEQAKLRAEELGVADQVKFIHGDAAGYVSDEKVSVAACVGATWIAGGVVGTIELLARSLRAGGIILIGEPYWRQLPPTEDVAKGCLANSISDFLMLPELLASFGHLGYDVVEMVLADQDGWDRYEAAKWLTMRRWLEANPADEFAKDVRAKLISEPVRYAVYTREYLGWGVFALMPR